The genomic segment ATCAGCCGACCGACGGCAGCGCCGACCCGCTCGACGGCGAAATGCCGAGCGAATGACCCGGCACACCGCCGCGCTTCAGACCGATAGCCGTCCCTCGTCGAGAGCAGCACGCCGGCTGTCGTCGAGCTCGACATACGTATCAGCGCCGTTTTCGAGAATGTAGACCGGCTCGTCGCCTTCCGGTGCATAGCCGGCCTTCTTCAGATCCACCTTGCGGTATTTCATGGTGCCGGTGACCTCCTGCTCCGGGCGTAGCCGGATGAACACCGGGATCGCGTAGGCCGGCAGGGTATCGCGCAGGTGCGAGACCAGGCCTCGCCAGTCGATCGCCTCGAGCGAGTCGTGCGGGGTGATGGCCGCCATGCCCGCCCGGCCGTCGTTATGGGGCACTTCCACGCCGTAGACCACCGACTCGGCGATCGCGTCGAACGCGTTGAGCGCGTTCTCGACCTGGGTGGTGGCCACGTTCTCGCCCTTCCAGCGGAAAGTGTCGCCGAGCCGGTCCACGAAGGCGATATGTCGCATGCCCTGATCGCGCACCAGATCGCCGGTGTTGAAATAGCAGTCGTCCTTGGCGAACACGCCGCGATGGAGCTTTTTCTCGCTCGCCTGGCTGTCGGTATAGCCTTCGAACGGGGCGAAGTCGGTGACCTTGTTCAGCAACAGACCCACTTCGCCTTTATCAACCTGGGTCATGCGGCCATCGGCATCAACGGCCGGCTCTTCGGTCTCCGGATCGTAGGCAACCACGGCATAGGGCAATGGACAGAAACCGGCGGTGCGATCCATGTTGAAACCGTTGACGAATATCAGGTTCCCTTCGCTGGCACCATAGAATTCGCAGACGCGTTCGATACCGAACCGGGCCTTGAATTCGTCCCAGATATCCGGACGCAGACCGTTGCCGATCACCGCGCGCACGGCGTGTCGCCGGTCATCGGCATCCGGTTCGGCGGCCAGTAGATACCGGCACAGCTCGCCGATATAGCAGAACACGGTCGCCTTGTGGTGGCGTATGTCCGGCCAGAAGCCGGATACGCTGAACTTCGGCGCCAGCGCGAACGTCGCGCCGGCACACAGGACCGACGCCCAGGACACCGTCAACGCGTTGTTGTGATAGAGCGGCAGCGCGCAGTAGAAGCGATCGCGCGGGGTCAGGCGCAGCCCGGCCATTCCCATGCCGGCGCCGCCGCGCAGCCAGCGGCTGTGACTCATCCGCGAAGCCTTGGGCATGCCCGTGGTGCCGGAGGTGAATATATAGAAGCAGGTATCGCTGCTGGATACGCGGCTCGAATCGTCCAGGTTGCCGGTCGCCTGGCCGGCAGCGGCATCCAGAAAGTTGTGCAGGCCCTCAGGTGCGCGGTCCCCCGCCGTGGCGCCGACGAACCAGACCGGGTCCAGCGTGCGGGCTGCGTCACTGTCGCGGATTTCCTCGAAGGCCTCCAGCAGCTCCGGGCCGATCAGGATCGCCTTGGGGGCCACCGTGCCCAGGCTGTGGGCCAGTACCTCGCCGCGCTGCTTGGTATTGCACATGGCCGCCGCAGCGCCGAGCTTGGCCAGCGCGGCGACCAGAAGCAGCGTCTCGGGCCGGTTGTCCAGCAGGATCGCAACCACATCGCCATGGCCGATGCCGCCGGCCTTCAGAGTCCGGGCGAACCGATTGGCGGCGGCGTTGAACTGGGCATAGGTATAGCGCTGGTCGAGATACGTCAACGCATCCTGCTGTGGGCGCTTGCCGGCATGCGCCTCGATGAGCGTGGCGATGGTCATGTTCTCGCGAAAGCGCGACATCAGCAGCAAGCCCACGCCCTTGAGCAGGCGATCGACGCCCGACAGCTTGTCCGCCGTCGGCCTGAGCAGTTGCCAGGCGCTGATCGTGTCGTCGGATGGCCGGCGGGCAGTGCGTTCGCTCATCGATGGTCTCCTCGGCGGCCGCGGGCGGCGATCACGCCTCGCAGCGGGTGAAAATATTAATTTTCATTTGATCGGCAAAGCATAACAGCCCCGCCTCGAGACGCAATCAGGCGGGCGGCACGCCGCCGGGCGCCTGGCCACCGCCGCCGGAAGCTGGCGCCGGCCGGCAGTCATGCCACAGCGCTTTACCGTATTCGCTCATGTGCACGGAAAAACGCTGCAGCCGCGGGTAGAGCTTCATCTCGCGACGAATACGATCCATGGTGGTACGCAGCTGGGTATCGGCGAGCAACAGTTCGTACTGATCGGCCAGACTTTCTTCCTCAGGGCCAGCCTCGAATACGCCGAGAGCCAGCAACTCGGTCATGTACTGCGGCACGTAATCGCGCAACAGGACACCGGCATCGCGTCCCAGCGAACTGGCATTGGTCAGCACCACGGCCGATACCGGCCCGGCTGGCAACCGCCCCGCGGCGACATGACATAACGGTGCGATGCCCTTGTCCGCCAGCAGCGCCATCATCGCCACCTGGTCGGGCACCATGCGCGACAACGTCTGACGATAGAGCCTATCGCGTGCCGCGTCCGGGTCGACCCTGCGGGACTCGGCCAGCAGTCCGGCCAATATTTGAGCCGGTGCGCGCGGCGCCTCACGCGATCGGCGCTGGCGAGCGGCGCCTTCGGCGGCCTCTTCAGCGATCTGATCCAAGCGCTGTGCGAGTTCGGCCATGGCCCAGCTCTCGGCATCCTGGAAACGACGGACAGCCGAGCCGGCCACCGGCCAGTCCTCGGCAGCGCGTGCCGCACTGCGCAGAAACTGCACTGCACGCGGGGTGCGCACCGTCAGACTTTTCTTTCTCGCCATCTGCACTACTCCGAAATCCGTACGACCGGTCCGGCCGGCCGTTCCCCGGCCGGCCAGCCTAGCCGCCAAAGCGCTCCATGAATACGCTCGAGAACAGAACGATCAACTGGAACCAGCCGACCGCCAGGCCCAGTGCTGCGCCCACTGCGATCAGGATCCACTCATCCTCTTCGAACGCCGGGCGCAGCATGCCCTCGAACTGGCGCGGGGTAAGACTCTGGAGACGGCTGACCAGCGTGTCCTGAATCGCCATTGCATCATGGGCATAGCCGGTCATGTGCGACAGGGTCTCGGGCATGCGGGCGAGCACCTCGCGTACCGCTTCGGCCTTGATCTGTTCGTAGTCGTCGCTGCCCAGCGTCCAGGTGACGAACGGACGCGCCACGCTCGCACTGTCGTCGATCGCCTGCTGGACCTCGCGCTGGACCATCGCAAACAGCTTCTCGGCGTAAGGGCCGGACAGGATCTCTTCGAGTATGTGCTGTGGCGTGAGTATCTGGGTGGCGACCAGGCTGCCGTAGTCGGCGGCGACCTGCTGCTGGCGCTTGAAGAACAGGCCCTGAAAAGTCAGCCCGCCGATACGAATCGGTTTTTTGGGGTTGAAGATCATCTTCAGAGCGAGCCAGTTGGTCGCCCAGCCGACGAGCAGCCCGAACAGCGGCAACAGCCACCATTGCTGGAAGAAAGCCCAGATCGCCATCTGCAACAGGCCGAACGCGAACCCGAAATAGGCGCCCGACCGGCCGATGAAGACGAATTCGTCGCGTCCGGTCTCCAGAAATATGCGATTGAGCAGGTTCTTTTCGCGGACAAGCACGCGGGTAATCATGCCCTTGAGATCGAACATGTAGCGCACGTTCGTGCGCACTTCGTTCATCAATTCGCGCACGATCGCCGGCGCCTGGTTTCGCACCCGCCGCTTGACCTGGGCGCGAACCATCTGCGGCATGGCTTCCCAAAGTGCCGGATGATGACGATGCATGACCTGATCGGTGATCTCATCGGTCATCTCGATCATCGGCCGCTCGAGCTCGGCGGCGACCCGGTCCGGATCCAGCCGGCCGAAGATCTCGTCTTCGGTGATCAGCGATTCGGTGATCGTGTCCACCGAGATGCCGGTCATCTTGGACGCCTTGCGTGGCACGATGCCCTGCCAGCCCAGGTAGGGCTTCCAGACGCCGACGAACTCGATCGGATGGAACATCATCTTGATCGCGACGACGTTGGTCACGTAGCCGACGATCGCGCTGATCACGGGCATGGAAAGATATTTCCATGCCTCGGCGCTCAGATAGAGAAAATGACCGTCCATCGATAGTGGGGCACGCGGTCTGACGTCCGGCGCCGGGCTCCTCGAGTCGCTGTTGTTGTAGGCAGACGCCGATCACGCACGCGCGCGACACGCCGCGCCATGTTGACATCGCTCGTTGTCACTATACATGAGCGCTGTGCCGTCACGGCGATGGTAGCCGATTCACCGGCTGCCCCCCTCGGCTTTCGAGTCGGCGGTCTCGGCGCCGTGCAGATAGGCGTTGATACGCGCCAGCTCGTCGAAATCGAGCACGCCGGCAGCGCGGTTGAGCTGGAGCCGGGCCAGCGCGTGGTCGTACCAGGCGCGCTTGCGATCGGCCCGCCGGTCGACCAGCGTGATTTCCGCGGCGATCACATCCAGCACCGTGCGGTTACCCAGCTGATAGCCCGCCCGGGCAGCGTCCAGCGCGGTCGCGCCCGATGCGATCGCGCGGTCCAGCGCGGCCACCCGCCGGCGCGTGGCCCGAACATCGCGATAGGCGTTGTTGATATCGATCAGCAGTTGTCGACGGGCATCGATCAGATCCAAGCGCGACTGCTCCGCGTTGTACTGGGCTTCGGCCACTGCGGCGGTGGTCGCCCCGCCGGAAAACAGCGGCATCTGCAGCTGCACTCCGATCGACTGGGTCTCGTCGATGAGGTTGGCCTGGCCGCCGTTGGCACCGAAGGGGAACAGCTGTTCCTGGCGACCAATGCTGCCGACCAGGTCCACGGTCGGGAAATGGCCGCCACGCTGCGCGGAGACCTCCTGGCGCGCGGCCCGCCATTCGGCATCCGCGGCGGCCACCGAGGGCGAGCGCAGCATGGCCAGATCCAGCCAGTCCCGACGATCGCGCGTGGCCGTGTCGGCGGCCGGAAGCGACGTATCGGTGGCAATGCCCGACAGCGGCGACGGCGCACGACCGGTCAGGCCGATCAGCGCATCGCGCGCGGTGGCGAGTTCGTTTTCAGCGTCTATGGCATCGATCTCGGCGCTGTCCAGGCTCGATTGGGCCTCCTGCTGATCGGTGATCGGCTCGAGACCAGCATCGAATGCGGCATTGGCACGGTCGAGCTGGCGGCGGATCTGATCCTGCTGCTCGCGGGCGGCCTCAAGCGCATCGCGCGCGGCCAACACATCGAAATACGCCTGGCTCACACGCACGATCAGCTCCTGTTCGGCGACCGACAGCGACAGCCGTGCGGCCTGGTGACGCGCAGCTGCGGCGTCCTTGTTCTGCCAGGCCGTCCAGTTGAACAGCGGCTGGTTGAGATCCAGCGAATAGGAGTTCTGGGTCGAGGAGGTAGGCCCGCCATCGCCGGCGCCGAACAGCCCGCCCCCAAGCGCATCGCCGCCGTCCGGGCTTTCGAAGGTCTGATCCTGCCTCACCT from the Salinisphaera sp. T31B1 genome contains:
- a CDS encoding long-chain-acyl-CoA synthetase; the encoded protein is MSERTARRPSDDTISAWQLLRPTADKLSGVDRLLKGVGLLLMSRFRENMTIATLIEAHAGKRPQQDALTYLDQRYTYAQFNAAANRFARTLKAGGIGHGDVVAILLDNRPETLLLVAALAKLGAAAAMCNTKQRGEVLAHSLGTVAPKAILIGPELLEAFEEIRDSDAARTLDPVWFVGATAGDRAPEGLHNFLDAAAGQATGNLDDSSRVSSSDTCFYIFTSGTTGMPKASRMSHSRWLRGGAGMGMAGLRLTPRDRFYCALPLYHNNALTVSWASVLCAGATFALAPKFSVSGFWPDIRHHKATVFCYIGELCRYLLAAEPDADDRRHAVRAVIGNGLRPDIWDEFKARFGIERVCEFYGASEGNLIFVNGFNMDRTAGFCPLPYAVVAYDPETEEPAVDADGRMTQVDKGEVGLLLNKVTDFAPFEGYTDSQASEKKLHRGVFAKDDCYFNTGDLVRDQGMRHIAFVDRLGDTFRWKGENVATTQVENALNAFDAIAESVVYGVEVPHNDGRAGMAAITPHDSLEAIDWRGLVSHLRDTLPAYAIPVFIRLRPEQEVTGTMKYRKVDLKKAGYAPEGDEPVYILENGADTYVELDDSRRAALDEGRLSV
- a CDS encoding DUF445 family protein — encoded protein: MDGHFLYLSAEAWKYLSMPVISAIVGYVTNVVAIKMMFHPIEFVGVWKPYLGWQGIVPRKASKMTGISVDTITESLITEDEIFGRLDPDRVAAELERPMIEMTDEITDQVMHRHHPALWEAMPQMVRAQVKRRVRNQAPAIVRELMNEVRTNVRYMFDLKGMITRVLVREKNLLNRIFLETGRDEFVFIGRSGAYFGFAFGLLQMAIWAFFQQWWLLPLFGLLVGWATNWLALKMIFNPKKPIRIGGLTFQGLFFKRQQQVAADYGSLVATQILTPQHILEEILSGPYAEKLFAMVQREVQQAIDDSASVARPFVTWTLGSDDYEQIKAEAVREVLARMPETLSHMTGYAHDAMAIQDTLVSRLQSLTPRQFEGMLRPAFEEDEWILIAVGAALGLAVGWFQLIVLFSSVFMERFGG
- a CDS encoding TolC family outer membrane protein yields the protein MRVIGIRLWWTLGLCLTVAALPAGAGQNLLDTYDQALRNDTDLLSAKAEAGAAGARYRQARGQLLPSLSASAGYTEVRQDQTFESPDGGDALGGGLFGAGDGGPTSSTQNSYSLDLNQPLFNWTAWQNKDAAAARHQAARLSLSVAEQELIVRVSQAYFDVLAARDALEAAREQQDQIRRQLDRANAAFDAGLEPITDQQEAQSSLDSAEIDAIDAENELATARDALIGLTGRAPSPLSGIATDTSLPAADTATRDRRDWLDLAMLRSPSVAAADAEWRAARQEVSAQRGGHFPTVDLVGSIGRQEQLFPFGANGGQANLIDETQSIGVQLQMPLFSGGATTAAVAEAQYNAEQSRLDLIDARRQLLIDINNAYRDVRATRRRVAALDRAIASGATALDAARAGYQLGNRTVLDVIAAEITLVDRRADRKRAWYDHALARLQLNRAAGVLDFDELARINAYLHGAETADSKAEGGSR